A part of Antechinus flavipes isolate AdamAnt ecotype Samford, QLD, Australia chromosome 6, AdamAnt_v2, whole genome shotgun sequence genomic DNA contains:
- the APBB2 gene encoding amyloid beta precursor protein binding family B member 2 isoform X7 gives MAERKNAKAVACSSLQERTNGNLDVPLQVDFPTPKTELVQKFHVQYLGMLPVDKPVGMDTLNNAIESLTSSSNKEDWLPVTMNVADATVTVISEKNEEEILVECRVRFLSFMGVGKDVHTFAFIMDTGNQRFECHVFWCEPNAGNVSEAVQAACMLRYQKCLVARPPSQKVRPPPPPADSVTRRVTTNVKRGVLSLIDTLKQKRPVTETP, from the exons ATGGCCGAACGGAAGAATGCCAAAGCTGTCGCCTGCAGCTCATTACAGGAAAGAACTAATGGGAATCTCGACGTTCCTTTGCAAG TAGATTTTCCAACACCAAAGACTGAACTGGTACAGAAGTTCCACGTGCAGTACTTGGGCATGCTACCTGTAGATAAACCAGTAG GTATGGATACCTTGAATAATGCCATAGAAAGTTTGACGAGCTCATCGAACAAAGAAGATTGGCTGCCAGTTACCATGAATGTCGCAGATGCGACTGTGACCGTCATCAGCGAAAAG aatgaagaggaaattctGGTGGAGTGCCGTGTTCGATTCTTGTCTTTCATGGGAGTTGGCAAGGACGTTCATACTTTTGCCTTCATCATGGACACAGGGAATCAGCGTTTTGAGTGCCACGTCTTCTGGTGTGAGCCTAATGCAGGCAATGTATCAGAAGCTGTACAAGCTGCATGCATG TTACGGTATCAGAAGTGCTTGGTTGCCCGACCTCCTTCACAGAAAGTTCGGCCACCCCCACCTCCAGCAGACTCGGTGACCAGAAGAGTCACAACCAACGTAAAACGAGGCGTCTTATCTCTCATTGACACTTTGAAACAGAAACGTCCTGTTACTGAAACGCCATAA
- the APBB2 gene encoding amyloid beta precursor protein binding family B member 2 isoform X5, with amino-acid sequence MASVNRKGFLPLGFPSPLVHVSPFRDFAYVARDKDTRILKCHVFRCDTPAKAIATSLHEICSKIMAERKNAKAVACSSLQERTNGNLDVPLQVDFPTPKTELVQKFHVQYLGMLPVDKPVGMDTLNNAIESLTSSSNKEDWLPVTMNVADATVTVISEKNEEEILVECRVRFLSFMGVGKDVHTFAFIMDTGNQRFECHVFWCEPNAGNVSEAVQAACMLRYQKCLVARPPSQKVRPPPPPADSVTRRVTTNVKRGVLSLIDTLKQKRPVTETP; translated from the exons AGATTTTGCTTATGTAGCGAGAGATAAAGACACCAGGATTTTGAAATGTCACGTGTTTCGATGTGACACGCCAGCCAAGGCCATCGCCACGAGCCTTCACGAAATCTGTTCCAAG ATCATGGCCGAACGGAAGAATGCCAAAGCTGTCGCCTGCAGCTCATTACAGGAAAGAACTAATGGGAATCTCGACGTTCCTTTGCAAG TAGATTTTCCAACACCAAAGACTGAACTGGTACAGAAGTTCCACGTGCAGTACTTGGGCATGCTACCTGTAGATAAACCAGTAG GTATGGATACCTTGAATAATGCCATAGAAAGTTTGACGAGCTCATCGAACAAAGAAGATTGGCTGCCAGTTACCATGAATGTCGCAGATGCGACTGTGACCGTCATCAGCGAAAAG aatgaagaggaaattctGGTGGAGTGCCGTGTTCGATTCTTGTCTTTCATGGGAGTTGGCAAGGACGTTCATACTTTTGCCTTCATCATGGACACAGGGAATCAGCGTTTTGAGTGCCACGTCTTCTGGTGTGAGCCTAATGCAGGCAATGTATCAGAAGCTGTACAAGCTGCATGCATG TTACGGTATCAGAAGTGCTTGGTTGCCCGACCTCCTTCACAGAAAGTTCGGCCACCCCCACCTCCAGCAGACTCGGTGACCAGAAGAGTCACAACCAACGTAAAACGAGGCGTCTTATCTCTCATTGACACTTTGAAACAGAAACGTCCTGTTACTGAAACGCCATAA
- the APBB2 gene encoding amyloid beta precursor protein binding family B member 2 isoform X6, with translation MLTCCFCSVPSCCPGFRERDFAYVARDKDTRILKCHVFRCDTPAKAIATSLHEICSKIMAERKNAKAVACSSLQERTNGNLDVPLQVDFPTPKTELVQKFHVQYLGMLPVDKPVGMDTLNNAIESLTSSSNKEDWLPVTMNVADATVTVISEKNEEEILVECRVRFLSFMGVGKDVHTFAFIMDTGNQRFECHVFWCEPNAGNVSEAVQAACMLRYQKCLVARPPSQKVRPPPPPADSVTRRVTTNVKRGVLSLIDTLKQKRPVTETP, from the exons AGATTTTGCTTATGTAGCGAGAGATAAAGACACCAGGATTTTGAAATGTCACGTGTTTCGATGTGACACGCCAGCCAAGGCCATCGCCACGAGCCTTCACGAAATCTGTTCCAAG ATCATGGCCGAACGGAAGAATGCCAAAGCTGTCGCCTGCAGCTCATTACAGGAAAGAACTAATGGGAATCTCGACGTTCCTTTGCAAG TAGATTTTCCAACACCAAAGACTGAACTGGTACAGAAGTTCCACGTGCAGTACTTGGGCATGCTACCTGTAGATAAACCAGTAG GTATGGATACCTTGAATAATGCCATAGAAAGTTTGACGAGCTCATCGAACAAAGAAGATTGGCTGCCAGTTACCATGAATGTCGCAGATGCGACTGTGACCGTCATCAGCGAAAAG aatgaagaggaaattctGGTGGAGTGCCGTGTTCGATTCTTGTCTTTCATGGGAGTTGGCAAGGACGTTCATACTTTTGCCTTCATCATGGACACAGGGAATCAGCGTTTTGAGTGCCACGTCTTCTGGTGTGAGCCTAATGCAGGCAATGTATCAGAAGCTGTACAAGCTGCATGCATG TTACGGTATCAGAAGTGCTTGGTTGCCCGACCTCCTTCACAGAAAGTTCGGCCACCCCCACCTCCAGCAGACTCGGTGACCAGAAGAGTCACAACCAACGTAAAACGAGGCGTCTTATCTCTCATTGACACTTTGAAACAGAAACGTCCTGTTACTGAAACGCCATAA